A genomic window from Cutibacterium acnes includes:
- a CDS encoding DHA2 family efflux MFS transporter permease subunit, which translates to MSPEQSSVAHVEHLARDRDGHVVTEEQAWSALWALLIGFFMILVDTSIVTTALPATIRALNANLNQGVWITSAYLLTYAVPLLITGRMGDRWGPHRMYIIGMLVFGVSSLACGLSPTIGVLIAARAVQGIGAALMTPQSLSMITRLFPPEKRGAAMGLWGATAGVASFVGPVLGGILVDTLGWEWIFFVNVPVTVIGLWLAIRNVPALETHGHAFDWCGVVLSGIGMTLLVFGIQEGEQYNWGTITGIISVPLLIVLGVVFMVLFVVSQTQWAQSRLHARSTNFEPLVPLRLFTKRNFTLANIAIFLVGMLVTSYFLPTAIYLQNVPGKSPTVAALLLIPTAVVSGVLSPVVGRVLQHRRSGRMAAIGVSLYVISSIGWWLFTVPSTGLWVFPLLSVITGVGAALTWSPISLVGTDDLGQADAGAGSGVYNATRQVGSALGSAFIAMMMDARIMARHDLGRGLGESMFITITAGTICVIVCAFFANFQRSRQRNS; encoded by the coding sequence TTGTCGCCTGAGCAGTCGTCCGTTGCCCATGTCGAACACCTTGCCCGGGACAGAGACGGGCACGTCGTCACTGAGGAGCAGGCCTGGAGCGCCCTGTGGGCCCTTCTTATCGGCTTCTTTATGATCCTCGTAGATACGTCGATCGTCACGACCGCTCTGCCGGCGACCATCCGCGCGCTCAACGCCAACCTCAACCAAGGCGTGTGGATCACGAGTGCTTACCTACTCACTTATGCCGTCCCGCTGCTGATTACCGGACGTATGGGTGATCGCTGGGGACCGCATCGTATGTACATCATCGGCATGCTCGTCTTCGGAGTTTCTTCACTGGCATGTGGTCTGTCCCCGACGATTGGCGTCCTCATCGCTGCTCGGGCGGTTCAGGGCATCGGAGCTGCCCTTATGACCCCACAGTCTCTGTCGATGATTACCCGACTTTTCCCACCGGAGAAGCGCGGTGCTGCCATGGGCCTGTGGGGAGCCACTGCCGGTGTCGCGAGTTTCGTCGGTCCTGTGCTCGGCGGCATCCTTGTTGACACCCTGGGCTGGGAGTGGATCTTCTTCGTCAACGTCCCGGTTACCGTCATCGGGTTGTGGCTGGCTATCCGTAATGTGCCTGCTCTCGAAACCCACGGCCATGCCTTCGATTGGTGTGGCGTCGTCTTGTCGGGTATCGGCATGACCCTGCTGGTTTTCGGTATTCAGGAGGGAGAACAGTACAACTGGGGGACGATCACCGGCATCATTTCCGTGCCGCTGCTCATCGTCCTCGGTGTGGTCTTTATGGTGCTCTTCGTCGTCTCACAGACGCAGTGGGCGCAATCCCGCTTGCATGCTCGTTCGACCAACTTTGAACCACTGGTTCCGCTGCGACTGTTTACCAAGCGCAATTTCACTCTCGCCAATATCGCGATTTTCCTCGTCGGCATGCTTGTAACTTCCTACTTTCTGCCGACGGCCATCTATCTGCAGAACGTGCCTGGCAAGTCCCCGACGGTGGCCGCCCTGTTGTTGATTCCAACCGCTGTCGTCTCCGGCGTGCTGTCTCCGGTTGTTGGACGGGTCCTCCAGCACCGTCGGTCTGGCCGGATGGCTGCGATTGGCGTCTCGCTATATGTGATTTCCTCCATCGGATGGTGGCTGTTCACAGTGCCGTCCACCGGTCTGTGGGTGTTCCCGCTGCTATCTGTCATCACCGGCGTTGGTGCGGCTCTTACCTGGAGTCCGATTTCCCTGGTTGGTACCGATGACCTCGGTCAGGCCGACGCTGGAGCCGGTTCAGGTGTTTATAACGCCACCCGTCAGGTCGGGTCAGCGCTGGGATCGGCTTTTATCGCGATGATGATGGATGCCCGAATCATGGCTCGCCACGATCTGGGGCGAGGTCTCGGTGAGTCGATGTTTATCACGATTACTGCTGGAACGATCTGCGTAATCGTCTGTGCATTCTTTGCGAACTTTCAGCGTTCGCGCCAGCGCAATTCTTGA